In Vibrio marisflavi CECT 7928, the following are encoded in one genomic region:
- a CDS encoding DUF3135 domain-containing protein, with protein sequence MGVSTNYQILPSFDEMVELAKEDPQAFTRFKKDMCEEMILSASESMQGRLRAQQSHIDRVVSRCKNPNHTNVVLMRELSQQMYRFQEILDGDGNNAPQQATVIPFAPRPGDEIKDEK encoded by the coding sequence ATGGGCGTTTCAACAAACTACCAAATCCTACCTTCATTTGATGAGATGGTGGAGCTTGCGAAAGAAGATCCACAAGCATTTACTCGTTTTAAAAAGGACATGTGTGAAGAGATGATTCTCTCCGCATCAGAATCTATGCAAGGTAGATTACGAGCTCAGCAAAGTCATATTGACCGAGTAGTGAGCCGGTGCAAAAATCCAAATCATACAAATGTGGTATTAATGAGAGAGCTCTCTCAACAAATGTATCGATTCCAAGAAATCTTGGATGGCGATGGCAATAATGCTCCGCAGCAGGCGACGGTCATTCCTTTCGCTCCAAGACCAGGAGATGAAATAAAAGACGAAAAGTAA
- the birA gene encoding bifunctional biotin--[acetyl-CoA-carboxylase] ligase/biotin operon repressor BirA gives MKPQQHTVKLSLLRALSKGGFHSGEELGDELGISRAAVSKHIKGIQGWGVDIFRVQGKGYQLANPLQLLDESVLNSSVATPFALIPVIESTNQYILDNARELDSGFVCIAEYQSKGRGRRGREWISPFGSNLYLSMFWQLEAGMAAAMGLSLVVGIAIAEAIEKLGIEGIKLKWPNDLYHNDKKLAGILVEMSGQAGGAANLVIGIGMNLSMDENVDGITQPWTSLNQITQIPVDRNKLAIEIIKTLVSTLEDYESFGMNQFVERWNRLDNYLGRKVKLLMGAKEIEGIAQGINEQGAILLSTPQGMQSFIGGEISLRNNE, from the coding sequence ATGAAACCCCAGCAACATACTGTTAAGTTATCGTTACTTAGAGCCCTATCTAAAGGTGGCTTTCACTCAGGAGAAGAGCTCGGTGATGAGTTAGGAATTTCTAGAGCAGCAGTGAGTAAACACATCAAAGGTATCCAAGGCTGGGGCGTTGATATTTTCCGAGTCCAAGGAAAAGGATACCAACTAGCAAACCCTTTGCAGCTCCTTGATGAATCAGTTTTGAACTCTAGTGTTGCTACACCTTTTGCACTTATTCCGGTTATAGAGTCGACTAACCAATACATCTTAGACAATGCTCGAGAGCTGGATTCTGGTTTTGTTTGTATTGCCGAATATCAATCTAAAGGCAGAGGGCGGCGAGGGAGGGAGTGGATATCACCTTTTGGTTCCAACTTATATCTATCTATGTTCTGGCAGTTAGAGGCAGGCATGGCTGCAGCAATGGGTTTGAGCCTAGTTGTTGGTATTGCCATAGCGGAAGCTATTGAGAAGCTCGGTATAGAAGGCATAAAGCTTAAATGGCCAAATGATTTATATCACAATGACAAAAAGTTGGCCGGCATCTTGGTTGAAATGTCTGGTCAAGCTGGTGGCGCTGCCAATTTAGTCATAGGTATCGGAATGAACTTGTCTATGGATGAAAACGTAGATGGCATTACCCAGCCATGGACGAGTTTGAACCAGATTACACAAATACCTGTAGATAGAAATAAGCTAGCCATTGAGATAATCAAAACGTTGGTGAGTACCTTAGAAGATTATGAATCATTTGGTATGAACCAATTCGTAGAGCGCTGGAATCGATTGGATAATTATCTAGGCCGAAAAGTTAAGCTGTTGATGGGGGCAAAAGAAATCGAGGGCATCGCTCAAGGTATCAATGAGCAAGGCGCAATATTATTAAGCACTCCCCAAGGGATGCAAAGTTTCATTGGTGGTGAAATTTCTTTGCGAAATAACGAATAA
- the murB gene encoding UDP-N-acetylmuramate dehydrogenase: MQIYKSADLVLHHTFSISQTSQYIVEIESIEDLKSVYLKEEWKALPKLMLGKGSNVLFVEPFEGVAIVNRLQGIEVNETEADWKLHINAGEDWPSLVEWAVNKGIGGLENLAMIPGCVGSAPIQNIGAYGVELCDVCEYVDYLCLESMKVKRLSKGQCQFGYRDSIFKHELYQKSIIVSVGLTLTKSWAANTKYGPLQELISSEITPKTVYSKVCEVRSSKLPDPNVVGNAGSFFKNPIVPQLQFEKLQQKFPSIVAYPADKGMKLAAGWLIDQCGLKGYQIGGAQVHEKQALVIINKDNATSQDIVDLAAYVRQSVLDKFAVELEHEVRFIGRSGETSLKQLLGDKL; this comes from the coding sequence ATGCAAATATATAAAAGTGCTGACTTAGTTTTACATCATACCTTCTCCATATCTCAAACTAGCCAATACATAGTGGAAATCGAGTCTATTGAAGATCTTAAAAGCGTGTATCTAAAGGAAGAATGGAAAGCGTTACCCAAGTTGATGTTGGGCAAGGGAAGCAATGTACTATTTGTTGAACCGTTTGAAGGTGTTGCTATCGTCAACCGACTGCAAGGTATTGAGGTTAACGAGACTGAAGCTGATTGGAAATTGCATATCAATGCGGGTGAAGATTGGCCGTCTCTTGTTGAATGGGCGGTCAATAAAGGTATTGGTGGATTGGAAAATCTAGCCATGATCCCAGGTTGTGTTGGCAGTGCCCCAATTCAAAATATTGGAGCGTATGGCGTAGAGCTTTGTGATGTTTGCGAATATGTAGACTACCTTTGTTTGGAAAGTATGAAAGTAAAACGCTTATCTAAAGGGCAATGCCAATTTGGTTACCGAGACTCAATTTTTAAACATGAACTGTACCAAAAATCTATCATCGTCTCGGTTGGACTAACTCTCACTAAGAGCTGGGCTGCTAATACCAAATACGGCCCGTTACAGGAACTAATAAGTTCCGAAATCACGCCAAAAACGGTTTATTCAAAAGTGTGCGAAGTTCGCTCCAGTAAACTGCCAGACCCAAATGTCGTTGGTAATGCTGGTAGCTTCTTTAAAAATCCAATCGTTCCGCAACTTCAGTTCGAAAAACTACAACAAAAATTTCCAAGTATCGTTGCCTATCCTGCTGACAAAGGGATGAAGCTAGCGGCTGGCTGGCTTATCGATCAATGTGGCTTGAAAGGATACCAAATTGGTGGGGCTCAGGTGCATGAAAAGCAGGCCTTAGTCATCATCAATAAAGACAATGCAACTTCTCAGGATATAGTGGATCTAGCGGCATATGTTAGGCAAAGCGTGCTAGATAAATTTGCTGTAGAGCTCGAGCACGAAGTCCGTTTTATCGGTCGAAGTGGAGAGACGTCCCTAAAGCAGTTATTGGGGGATAAACTATGA
- a CDS encoding GNAT family N-acetyltransferase, translating into MSKLRIELLEPIKLPLITKLYKAHYPSGKAKKNEKIIVGYLDNQIVAVVRLRSIAPYRLLTGMLVIPEQRGFGFASELLQFCQQYELKEKDYCFAYPHLEQFYLSQGFKKVNSRQLPTLLEQLFSRYTNCGKALIAMQYIDNQLYC; encoded by the coding sequence ATGAGCAAGCTACGTATTGAACTTCTCGAACCAATAAAATTGCCCTTAATAACCAAGCTATACAAGGCACACTACCCTTCTGGCAAAGCGAAAAAAAATGAAAAGATTATTGTTGGATATCTAGATAACCAAATAGTGGCTGTTGTTCGACTAAGAAGCATAGCTCCTTATCGCCTTTTGACTGGTATGCTAGTGATTCCAGAGCAGCGCGGTTTTGGGTTCGCTAGCGAACTCCTGCAATTCTGCCAACAGTATGAATTGAAAGAAAAAGACTATTGCTTTGCCTATCCACACCTCGAGCAGTTTTACTTATCGCAAGGGTTCAAGAAAGTAAACTCCAGGCAGCTTCCTACACTTCTAGAGCAACTGTTCAGCCGCTATACCAACTGTGGCAAAGCTCTCATAGCTATGCAATACATAGATAACCAGCTGTATTGTTAG